The Nitrospirota bacterium region GGTCCTGTTGATCCAGCGACCGAGCGACCGTCACGGTCATGCGGCGCCGTCCAGCCTCCTCATCCAGCAGGGCGTGGTAGGCACTGGCGATGGCCGACAGAAACGACAGTCGATTCTTCTTGAGGAGCAGTGCGAGGAATCTGCCCGCGAGTGATCCCGCACCCGCGCGCTCCACGGCTGCCGCCAACACTGCGCGTTTGGCTTCCGCCGGGTAACGCGGGTTCAGGCACGCATCCGCGAACGCTCCGCGAGCGTCGAGCTGCTGGCCCAACCCGGACAGCAACGCGGCGATGGCGGTTCGGTTGGGGTCGGTTTTGGTGAGTTCGAACAGCGCCTTTGCGTAGCGCCGCCCGAGCACTTCGCCTTGCATCGAAATACCCTAAAACAAAGGCGGTACCGTAGCACAGCTTTGCGACGGAAGTCAATGTACCGGCGGCATTTGCGGAGGCGGTTCACCACTCCTCTACGGGATTATTGCGGGCCATTGGGAGCGCGGTGGACAGAACGCTGCGGTCGTCCGTATACTACGGCTTCTCACGCCGAAGAATACCGCCACGTCACTCTCGAGGAGTCATCCCATGGCCCGATATACCGCAACAGCTCGGACGCTGCAAACACTCTTACAGCTCACCCTGCCTCCGGTCGCGTTGGCGCGCGTGCACGCCGTCCCACCCGGAGTTCCCGTGTTTCACGGGGTCTCACCCTCGGCCTGTAGTTTCTGGCGCCACGCAGAGGCCGGATTGTTCGTCGCGCAGGGCAGCGAGCACATGAATTGCCCCATCGGGGCGATGACCATGGGCTTCGAGCTCACGCCAGACGCCAAGGAAAAGCTCGGCGGTGGACTGGCGCTGATGACCGAGGCAGGGTACATCGACCCCCGAGAAGCCGAGCACCTTCCCGCGCTGTCACCCAGCAACGACCCTCTGCTCTATGGGCCGCTTGCTGACTTTCCGATCGAACCCCAGCTCGTCCTGTTGTGGCTCACCCCTCGCCAAGCCATGTTGCTGCGCGAGGCCACGGGAGATGTTCGCTGGAAAAGCGACGTGTCCTCCAGTTTGTTCGGCCGGCCCGCGTGTGCGGCCCTCCCGGTGGCGGAGCGGGATAGGAACGTCGCGCTCTCGTTCGGGTGCAACGGCATGCGGACGTTCACGGGCATCGACGCCTCTCTGATGTTGGCCGCGGTGTCGGCCGCGTTGCTGGAGACCCTGGGCACTGACCTCGAACGAGCCCACAACGCCCAATGTGCCATGCAGGCGTTTTACGACCAGCAGCGCACGTATTTCCCGTTCACCGCGAAACCCGTTGTCTGACCGTCGGGTCAGCGCCGAAGGGGCTTAGCTCAAAGACCGAGCGACTTGATGAAAAACCACGGGGACATACTCCTACTGTCCTGCTACGAGCTGGGACACCAACCGTTGGGCGTGGCGTGGCCGATGGGGTTTTTGGAAGCCGCGGGATATCACCCGGTGGCGCAGGACCTTGCGGTAGAGCGGCTGGATCCCGACCTCGTGCGCCGCGCCGCGTTGATCGGTGTGTGCGTGCCCATGCACACCGCGCTGCGACTGGGCGTCCGCGCGGCGGCCCGTGTCCGCGAACTCAACCCGCGCGCGCGCATCGCGTTCTTCGGCCTGTACGCATCGCTGAATGCGAAGACGCTCTTAGATTCAGCGGCTGACTTCGTGGTCGGGGGCGAGTACGAACGCGCGCTCGTGGATCTTGTGAGCGCGCTCGCCGCCGGAAAGGCGGATCACGTCCCCGGGGTCAGCACCAAAAGTCGCATCGACGCGCCCGTGCTCACACGGATCGCGTTCGAGGCGGTGGGCCGCTCCGGGTTGCCTCCGCTTGATCGCTACGCCAAATTGGCCATCAACGGCGAGGAGCGGGTCGTAGGTTACACGGAGGCGAGTCGAGGTTGCAAACACATCTGTCGCCATTGCCCCATTCCTCCGGTGTACAAGGGCGCCTTTTTTCCCGTGCCGCTCGACACGGTTTTGGACGACGTTGCGCGGCTGGTGAGGGCCGGCGCCCGCCACATCACCTTCGGCGATCCGGACTTTCTGAACGGCCCCTCGCACGCCCGACGCGTCGCGGCTGCCCTCCACCAGCGATTTCCCGAACTGACGTTTGACTTCACCGCCAAGGTCGAACATCTGCTCAAACACGCGTCTCTGCTGACCGAATTCGCCGCGTGCGGGGCGGTGTTCGTGGTGTCGGCCGTCGAATCGTTCAGCGACGCGGTGCTCAAGCATCTGGTCAAGGGGCACACGCGCATCGATGCCATCAACGCCATCCGCATCGTCCGCGACGCCGGGCTCGCTCTCCGCCCCTCGCTCGTGCCCTTTACGCCCTGGGCGACGCTGCAGGATTACGTTGAACTGTTCGACATCGTCGCGGCGGAGGACCTGGTCGATGCGGTGGACCCCGTGCAATTGACGATTCGGCTGCTGGTACCACCGGGATCATTACTGGAATCCGACCCGGGTATGACGCCGTACCTCGACGGGCTCGATGCTTCTGCCTTCACCCACCGCTGGAGGCACCCTGATCCGCGGATGGACCGACTTCACGCCGAGGCCACGCGACTCGTCGAACAAGCGACGGCAGGGGGTGAAGATCCGGCGGTCACGTTCTCGAAGCTGCGAGAACTGGCGCTTGCAACGCGCGACAGCCGCAAACCCCTTCCGGTCGACGTTCGCCCGAATCCATCGCGTCATCGCCCGCCACGACTCACCGAACCATGGTTTTGCTGCGCCGAGCCTACGGACGTGCAATTGAGGACGGCGCTTTGAACGGGTCAAAAGCCAAAGAGGGGTGTCAGCCAAGGTTGACACCCCTCTTTGCTTCAGGAAGCAGTCGCTTTAGCGACGTCGAATCCTTCGGAGCAGTGGAAGGCCCAACAGACCGGACCCCAGCAGGAGCAAGGTGGAGGGCTCCGAGACCCGGGCCGGGGCTCCGGTCACACCGACAAAATCGACCTCCAGCTTTTCGCTGTACCGGTTCAGATTGGTCGTCTCAGCGATTTTGAAATACCCGCCCGTCACTGATTGGTCGAACACGAACCAGAACGCTTGATCAATCCCTGGCGCGTAATCGTCGGTCCCAAATCCACCACCAGCACCTGTCAGCGTTCCCGCAGTCGACGAGGAGAACCCATTGAACAAGAGACTGCACACGCCGTTGTAGCAGTACCGAAGCGAAAACGGATCCAGTCCGGCATCTTCGAAGAGGATCAGGCCAGACACCGCCACATTCTCTGCCGTACGCAGCGCGACCCACGAGCCGTCGCTGAAGTCAACATTCATCGCGGCATCAGAACCTTCATTGACAAAACCGCCGTCGTCGACTACCGCAATCTCGCGGTTCACCCGGTCGCGAAGCCCGGCTTGGGTCGATGTACCCGATTCGTAGCGATCGATATAGCCCGAGTGGGATTGATAGTAGAGCTGGTCGGTGACCTGCAGCGACGGCATGCCGCTAAGTGCGGTCGCTGACGTGGCGACGCTGAAACTATTCAGCCCCAACTCGTAGCCAGCCGTTGGTGACAATGTGAAGGGGCTAAAGTTCTGAGAAGTGGGCGGATGTGGCGGGGACAACCAGTCCGAGAAGATATACGCTTCGCTCACGGCAAGTGCCCAGGCCGGCGAGGCCTGCACACCACCCAACACCAAGGCAAGGACCGCAGTGACGGCAGCGGCGACCCGTCCCTTGGCAGATCGGTTACTCTTCTGTGGCGCTCGTGACATCGATACTTGCTCCGGTTCGCGTTACAACGCTGCCTTGAACTTTTCTGACAAGCAAGATCGGGGCCGTAGGGCCCACGTATTCCCATGACGCTCCATGTCACTCTTAAGTGTTTGACTCTTAAAACCGTTTTCGACTCATCCATCTTCCTAATCGAAGACTCGATCACAGGCACTTGTAAAAAAGACCGACAGGGAGCGACCTGTTCTTCCCGGTTTCGAGGCAATTCCGAGCCTGTCATCCAAGGAAAACTCGACTTATTAGAAGGTTATGAGCCAGAGATCCAGGAGAGCGTCTATGTGTCTATGTAAAGTCCGTTGACACCGCCTGGGAGAATCTTGGCAACCGTATCCAGCAAGCTCAGTTGAGAACGCCGCACGCCGCATCAGAACCATCCAGCCTCGTCGAGGAGCCCGGCTACCCGGTCGAACTCGGTTTCGATTCGTTCACGCCAGTCTTCCGCACGGCCCTGCCAGCCAAGTCGCGCCAGAAACTCCTGGCGGTACTCCGTGTTATCGAACAATCCGTGCAAATATGTACCGCAGACGTTCCCCTGCTCCCAGCCCAACCCTTCGCTCAGGTGCACACGAGCTTGTGGCCCCGGATGAGTCTCTCCGTGATGGATCTCGTAGCCCAGCAGGAACCCTCGGTCCGTGGTGAGTTGCGTCTCGCGCGTGGTTTTCTCAAGCCTGAGCGTGGTCGTCACATCCAAGAGGCCCAACCCCTCCAGATCGCCGCTCTCAACGAGGTGGGGGTCAACGAGACGCCGTCCGAGCAGTTGCATCCCGCCGCACACGCCTAAGATGCGAATGCCTCGGGCGACCGCGCGAGCCAGTTCGCCAGCCAGCCCCGTCTCCCGCAGGTAGCGTAAACTCTCCGCCGTGTGTTTACTCCCCGGGAGAATGATGGCGTCGAATTGCGCGAGGGGAGTGGATTCCCGAATCGGGACCACGGAAACTCCGCGTTCGTGGATGAGGGGGTCAAACTCATCGAGGTTACTCGCGTAGGGGTAGATGATCAGCGCAATGTTGATTCGGCCGTTTGCCAACTCGGCCCGGTGCGGGAATGCGTCCTCTTGCGGAAGGGCGTGACGGATCATTGGAATAACGGCAACGGTCGGCACGTCCGTGCGCTGCTGCAACCACTCCATGGCGTTTCCCAATAAGGCCTGGTCACCCCGGAACTTATTCAGCACGAACCCCTTGACCAACGCGCGCTCGTCCGGGGCCAGACACGTCCACGTGCCCAGCAGATGGGCGAAAGCGCCTCCGCGATCAATGTCCGCCACCAGGAACACGTCGGCCTTGCAGTCCAACGCCACGCTCATGTTGACGATATCGCCCCCACGCAGATTGACCTCGGCCGGACTGCCCGCGCCTTCGATCACAAGTTGATCGTAGTCCGCTAACAGACTCTGTAACGCGTCACGGACAATGGGCCAGAGGCGGGCTTTACGCTCCAGCCACGGCTGCGCACTGATCCGGTGGTCGACCTTGCCCATGACCACCACTTGGCTGGCGGTATCGGCGGTGGGTTTGAGCAGCACCGGATTCATCCGCGCCTGTGGAACCGCGCGAGCCGCCAGCGCTTGCACGTATTGCGCGCGCCCCATCTCCAGGCCCTCGGATGTGACGGCGGCGTTGTTGCTCATGTTCTGGGCCTTGAACGGCGCCACCCGCAGACCGCGATTGGAAAAATGTCGGCACAACGCGGTCACCAGAAACG contains the following coding sequences:
- a CDS encoding PEP-CTERM sorting domain-containing protein, which translates into the protein MSRAPQKSNRSAKGRVAAAVTAVLALVLGGVQASPAWALAVSEAYIFSDWLSPPHPPTSQNFSPFTLSPTAGYELGLNSFSVATSATALSGMPSLQVTDQLYYQSHSGYIDRYESGTSTQAGLRDRVNREIAVVDDGGFVNEGSDAAMNVDFSDGSWVALRTAENVAVSGLILFEDAGLDPFSLRYCYNGVCSLLFNGFSSSTAGTLTGAGGGFGTDDYAPGIDQAFWFVFDQSVTGGYFKIAETTNLNRYSEKLEVDFVGVTGAPARVSEPSTLLLLGSGLLGLPLLRRIRRR
- a CDS encoding CUAEP/CCAEP-tail radical SAM (seleno)protein → MKNHGDILLLSCYELGHQPLGVAWPMGFLEAAGYHPVAQDLAVERLDPDLVRRAALIGVCVPMHTALRLGVRAAARVRELNPRARIAFFGLYASLNAKTLLDSAADFVVGGEYERALVDLVSALAAGKADHVPGVSTKSRIDAPVLTRIAFEAVGRSGLPPLDRYAKLAINGEERVVGYTEASRGCKHICRHCPIPPVYKGAFFPVPLDTVLDDVARLVRAGARHITFGDPDFLNGPSHARRVAAALHQRFPELTFDFTAKVEHLLKHASLLTEFAACGAVFVVSAVESFSDAVLKHLVKGHTRIDAINAIRIVRDAGLALRPSLVPFTPWATLQDYVELFDIVAAEDLVDAVDPVQLTIRLLVPPGSLLESDPGMTPYLDGLDASAFTHRWRHPDPRMDRLHAEATRLVEQATAGGEDPAVTFSKLRELALATRDSRKPLPVDVRPNPSRHRPPRLTEPWFCCAEPTDVQLRTAL
- the atpH gene encoding ATP synthase F1 subunit delta, with protein sequence MQGEVLGRRYAKALFELTKTDPNRTAIAALLSGLGQQLDARGAFADACLNPRYPAEAKRAVLAAAVERAGAGSLAGRFLALLLKKNRLSFLSAIASAYHALLDEEAGRRRMTVTVARSLDQQDQDLLKRKLESITGRTVSLEVAVDPAILGGLIVRSGSLYYDGSLKGQLERLRQQLVAT
- a CDS encoding cobyric acid synthase, with translation MANTPLMVMGCTSDAGKSFLVTALCRHFSNRGLRVAPFKAQNMSNNAAVTSEGLEMGRAQYVQALAARAVPQARMNPVLLKPTADTASQVVVMGKVDHRISAQPWLERKARLWPIVRDALQSLLADYDQLVIEGAGSPAEVNLRGGDIVNMSVALDCKADVFLVADIDRGGAFAHLLGTWTCLAPDERALVKGFVLNKFRGDQALLGNAMEWLQQRTDVPTVAVIPMIRHALPQEDAFPHRAELANGRINIALIIYPYASNLDEFDPLIHERGVSVVPIRESTPLAQFDAIILPGSKHTAESLRYLRETGLAGELARAVARGIRILGVCGGMQLLGRRLVDPHLVESGDLEGLGLLDVTTTLRLEKTTRETQLTTDRGFLLGYEIHHGETHPGPQARVHLSEGLGWEQGNVCGTYLHGLFDNTEYRQEFLARLGWQGRAEDWRERIETEFDRVAGLLDEAGWF
- a CDS encoding DUF169 domain-containing protein, coding for MARYTATARTLQTLLQLTLPPVALARVHAVPPGVPVFHGVSPSACSFWRHAEAGLFVAQGSEHMNCPIGAMTMGFELTPDAKEKLGGGLALMTEAGYIDPREAEHLPALSPSNDPLLYGPLADFPIEPQLVLLWLTPRQAMLLREATGDVRWKSDVSSSLFGRPACAALPVAERDRNVALSFGCNGMRTFTGIDASLMLAAVSAALLETLGTDLERAHNAQCAMQAFYDQQRTYFPFTAKPVV